Below is a genomic region from Vitis riparia cultivar Riparia Gloire de Montpellier isolate 1030 chromosome 16, EGFV_Vit.rip_1.0, whole genome shotgun sequence.
GCACTTGCTCCCCAAAACTATTAAAATGCACCACTTTAACCtaacttattaaaatcaataagtAGTTTATTAAGTAAAGAAataatgttaatatatatatatataaaaccgTTGAAATGTAAAGATAAACATCTATACCCAAGTTTGAAGTCATCACATTTTGTATTTCATTGCAAAAATCACAAATAGTCATATTAAtatctttctaaaataaaaatagaaattaatagCTATTATATTCGAAGGTATTTAAGAAAATTCacttcaaaattattaattcaaaattaattttatctaattTCGTATTAGTGTTAAAACAAAATAcaagaaatattaatttcttttataattattgtcAAAAGCGATTATCAACCAATAGATTTTTCAATCATttgtaaaaatagtttttaattattttaaggaattaaattatacttgaaaactcaaatgccaaaaaaacaatttttttttcaaacttttattcTCAAAGAAGATAGTGTACCAAAACATTctatatcttttaattaatattggaaatatttaataaaaaaaagccACTTAAAATGCCCAAAATGTGTcctaaaaacatatttttagaaagatatttttttaccaaaattttatcaaacatattttttaggttaaaagattttccattttcaaagcatatataaaaatgaaaaaagggaattaaataataaatatataaaagaaaaataaatttcccattttcatttttagattatatataaatgaaaacaagGAAATTTAAACAAACATTCATTCAAAAATTCAGTCTCAAAAtcatctctctcccttcttgcTCTCAGGTATGGTGGGAGCCTTTTTTTTGGGTCTATTTTTTCTTGAACGATAATTGTGAATCCAATTAACTCTTTTTCAATaaccttttaaataaataaataaagtaaagaaATTATTGGGATTTATGAAATTGGGGATATGGGTTTCAACTGGAGATCACATTTATTGAATTTGGGGGGGTTTCTGTTTACAGGCAAACTCAGGAACTTAATATAGATGTGGGTTTTTGATTTTAGGGTTTGGGTTTAATCTTTCATGCAAATTGACAAATGGAGTAAGGACCGATTTATTATACCCGGGGTTTTGATTCATGAGCATGCTGGAGAGCTGCATATGTTTAGCTTTTTGATTTGGGATTTGGGTTTAAATTTCAATTGAGTTGCGGTTTGTTCATTTCTGTCTGAGAGTAAGATCACCTCTTTGTAATGTTAGGACCTGATTTCTTATAGCCTAGGGTTTTGATTCACGAGTAAACAGAGGAACTGACATGtgaatatggtatttttagGGTTTGGTTTTGAACAATCATTTCAAACCTACTAACTGATATAAtgttggttttctttttcttcctccaaaaatttaaaagtaaaaaaaaaaacaaaaaaaaaaacattttttagggTTGTATTTGAATGTGACTTTAATTTCCTTTGCTActcagtttatttttttttaatatatttagtcTAATGTGTATAGAAAAATGCATCAAATGCCTTTGGATCTTAAGTGTTTTTAGCTGTGATTAGCCGGTTCTCTCTCTTTATGTGGAGAATCTATAAATTCTTGTCCGGTTAAAGAATTTGGGTTATTTCTCTGAGCCAGGAATGATATTTTTGTCAGCCACTTCCTGTTAATGAAGGGTTGAAGGGtctgttgtattttttttcttttggtaaaAGAGATGGACAAATTTTGCCCAAGGCATTAAGTGATTGCCAACATAATTTAGACAGGGGTACTTTCAGTGTAGTATTCATGCATAACAGTGACCGGCATTTTACTATCTTACCGTTTACATTTCTAATCTAACTGACCAAAAAATCCATTCCTGCAGAGAGATCGCCATAGTACTATATTACTTATTTCTGGTAGTTGGTGAGTTGTTTTGGTCATGTCtgtgattatttaattttaatacgAAAATACCATATTCATGATCGTTTCTTCTGGTATGTCAATGATGTTTATAATGATATCATATTGTAATAAAGATGtatgtaattttaatttcacgTGCATATGATCATAGGGAAGTATGGGGGGAGAAAGAGGGGAATGGTGTTCAAGAACATCGCGGGAAGGATATGGAGTGGGACTATAGAAGGCTATTAGGAGTGGATGGGAGGAGTATAATAAAAGGGTTGGGTTTAGGGTGGGATATGGtatgaagataaaattttggaaggatagatgATGTGACAATGATTCCCTAGAAGAGCCCTTTCTTGAGTCGGTCTCTATAACCTCTACTAAAGATGCCTTGGTAGACGAACAGTGGGAATGAAGTGGGGAGGGAGGAAGTTGGGATCCCCAGTTCACAAGACAGGATAACGACTAGGAGCTGGGATTGGTAGATGCGTTTTTTAGGAGATTGCAAGGGCAGACAATTAGACGGGATGTAGAGGATACCATAGTTTGGTGAAAATCAAAGAGTGGCAGCTTTACAATTTAATCCTTTTACTTCTTAACAAATGGTAGAAGGGAGATGTTTCCATCTAGCATTTTATGGAACCTTGTGTCCTTGTGAAGGTTAGCTTGtttgcttgggaagcatcaTGGGGTAGAATTCTGACTTGGGATCAATTTAAAAGGATGGACTAGATGTTGTTGAGCTGGTGTTATTTGTGTAAAAGAGAGGAAGAAGTGGCAGATTGtatccttcttcattgttctGAAGAAGTCACACTCTAGCTATTAATTTCTGTTCTGTTTGGTGTTCAGTGTGTGATGCTCTCCTCAGTTAGAGATGTCCTTTTAAGCTGGTACAGATCCTTTGTagggaaaaagaggaagaaaggaTGGAGAATAGATCgtttgtgtttattttttactgtatggaaagagagaaatatgATAGCTTTGAAAAACACTGAAAATGTGGATCAaacaattaaacaatattttatattcaattttttggaATGGGTTAGGGTGTGCTCCCAAGAGATAGCTCCTTGTCATTGTTtgactttattgattggttgaaaTCTATGGCAagtgtttttttgttcttcccTCTGTTGTTTTGACTTTTGGCGCCTTGTATACACCATGTATACTTTTGTGCACCCTTTTGGTAAGTGCTTTAAATACAATTGATCCTTACctatccaaaaagaaaaaaaattcacatgtATGTGTTTTATGTAGGTGAAGTTAGATATTGattgaatttgatgaataaGGTTGTGGTTAGTGGCTTAAATTCGGTTAGTGTAAGCATAAGTGGAAGATCACTTGTTGAAGTAAGAGATATGCTATGAAAAAGAGAGACTCGAAAAACAATTCTTCTTCAGATCCAAAATCCTATTATGCATTGGGAAAACATTATGACTTACACATAAGTATATAATATCTAtaatttttcatccattttccATGAATGCATCTGTTATTGTTActtgattatttgttttatgaatcAATGAATTTACTTTTACTAGCTCTAGTTAAAAAACGTTCCCAATCCATCTCCTCTTTCACTCCTTTAATACAAACCATCTTTTGGTATCATGCAGTTGAAGTCAATTCTTGGAATCATGTCTGAAATAGGAACATCTTCTGTACAGTCATCCCCTGAACAAGAAGATCCACCCCAACCACATAATGGCATAGATTGCGGTACTGCAGGTGACTGGCACTTTCATCTTGCAAATAGAAATTTAACCTTTTTTAGTACTGTTTAATACATATAATGTGGTTAGTATGTTGAAATTGttgttaaattttgttttaaatagctGGATGTGCAAACTGTGACTGCCAATTGTTCTACCAATCCTGTGTGCGGAAGCGCTTACCTGTGGAGTTTAATGAACTTGGGCAGCCCATTGGAGCAAATGGAAGGATACTGGCTCGATCAATAGGGGACATCTCACGCAATGGGAAGTTTGCACCCATCTCCTACATTCATTGGAAAATGGTGCCAGATCAAAAGAAGGAAGATATGTTGAAGGTCATAGGGGTATGAATTACTCACACTTCAAttataacaataatattaagaaaaaaaaaaaggggacaacaagaataataatatggtaaaataatgtaatataatGCGTTTTGAGTGTTTTTAATGGTCTTTGTGATTCTTGAACTGTGTTCTCTTATATGGGCTGGTTTTTGGGTTCTGCAGGAGAGGTTTGAATTCAATGCAGATAAAGGCAGAACATGGATCCTTGAAAGGCTAGGCCACTGTTGGAGGGATTGGACGGCACATTTGAAAGCGAGGTATATCGATCCCTATGACACTTATGAGGAGAAATTAGCAGCCTATGACAAGATAGTCATTCCTGGTCTGAAACGACCTCGCCTGCGCTGTAATAGCTCAGAGTGTCTGTTTGCAAAAGGTACTGAGGATGTCACTCCTGATCAGGAACTCATCCAGCAGCCCAGTAGCCCAGAGGGTGTTAGCACTGGACAACCTACCAATACTGAGGCCATGACAGAGGCTGAGGCGGGGAATCAGAGATTAGATGCAGAAAGCTTTGAGGGCATGATGGAACAACTGGAAGGCATTGCGGCTGACTTAGAAGCGACGAAAGACAAATTGGTAACTGCAGGAAGCCCAATGAGTGAATTGGCTAAAGTAGAAGAAATGCTAAACCAGGTTGAAGGAATGAAAAAGAGAATGGTAAGTAGAAGAGGCGATATGAACACACTGGCTAACATCAACCATGGAGATGTtaaagaaggaggagcttctaGCTGCACTCAAACAGATGCTACAGATGAAAGACAGCAACAAGGTTGAtggtttgttattttttatgtactttgcaaatttggatttttcttgaaattggATTTATGGGTTCAAATTAATGTTCTGATTTCttactttttagggttttgattgtGGGCAAAATCTTAGGAGCTGACTTGAATCTAGGGTTTCAACATGGGATTTTAGCTTAAATGGAGGAACTGTTGTTTGCCACTTGAATTTTTTAGGGTTGTGTTTGATCTagggtttgaattttgaattaaggctcttatttattaaatttttaggccatgtttggttaCAGATGTAGGGTGAGATAGAATGGGACAAGAGATAGGTCTCTTTTTGTGTCTTCCCTTTTCATGGGATAATAATCTCAAATTAAGAAATGGGATGTATATATTTGATGActt
It encodes:
- the LOC117934254 gene encoding uncharacterized protein LOC117934254, whose amino-acid sequence is MSEIGTSSVQSSPEQEDPPQPHNGIDCGTAAGCANCDCQLFYQSCVRKRLPVEFNELGQPIGANGRILARSIGDISRNGKFAPISYIHWKMVPDQKKEDMLKVIGERFEFNADKGRTWILERLGHCWRDWTAHLKARYIDPYDTYEEKLAAYDKIVIPGLKRPRLRCNSSECLFAKGTEDVTPDQELIQQPSSPEGVSTGQPTNTEAMTEAEAGNQRLDAESFEGMMEQLEGIAADLEATKDKLVTAGSPMSELAKVEEMLNQVEGMKKRMVSRRGDMNTLANINHGDVKEGGASSCTQTDATDERQQQG